A region of Poecile atricapillus isolate bPoeAtr1 chromosome 24, bPoeAtr1.hap1, whole genome shotgun sequence DNA encodes the following proteins:
- the RPS6KA1 gene encoding ribosomal protein S6 kinase alpha-1 isoform X4, whose translation MPLAQLAQPWPDMELVHLDTEAKSDITWIEKDLVDSADKGEGVQEINITHHVKEGSEKADPSQFELLKVLGQGSFGKVFLVRKITPPDSNHLYAMKVLKKATLKVRDRLRTKIERDILADVNHPFVVKLHYAFQTEGKLYLILDFLRGGDLFTRLSKEVMFTEEDVKFYLAELALGLDHLHSLGIIYRDLKPENILLDEEGHIKLTDFGLSKEAIDHEKKAYSFCGTVEYMAPEVVNRQGHSHSADWWSYGVLMFEMLTGALPFQGKDRKETMTLILKAKLGMPQFLSTEAQSLLRALFKRNPANRLGSGPDGAEEIKRHPFYSTIDWNKLYRREIKPPFKPAVGQPDDTFYFDTEFTSRTPKDSPGVPPSAGAHQLFRGFSFVATGLMEDGKVKPAQPPLHSVVQQLHGKNVQFSDGYVVKEAIGVGSYSVCKRCIHKATNMEYAVKVIDKSKRDPSEEIEILLRYGQHPNIITLKDVYDDGKYVYLVTELMRGGELLDKILRQKFFSEREASSVLHMICKTVEYLHSQGVVHRDLKPSNILYVDKSGNPESIRICDFGFAKQLRAENGLLMTPCYTANFVAPEVLKRQGYDEGCDIWSLGVLLYTMLAGCTPFANGPGDTPEEILTRIGGGKFSISGGNWDTISDMAKDLVSKMLHVDPHQRLTAKQVLQHPWITQKDSLPQSQLNHQDIQLVKGAMAATYSALNSSKPSPQLKPIESSILAQRRVKKLPSTTL comes from the exons GCAAAATCTGACATCACTTGGATAGAGAAAGACCTCGTGGACTCGGCAGACAAG GGGGAAGGTGTGCAGGAAATCAACATCACACACCATGTGAAGGAGGGCTCTGAGAAGGCTGATCCCTCACAGTTTGAGCTCCTGAAGGTGCTGGGACAGGGCTCTTTTGGCAAG GTTTTCTTGGTGAGGAAAATAACACCCCCAGACAGCAACCACCTCTATGCCATGAAAGTGCTCAAGAAGGCGACACTGAAAG TGCGGGACCGACTGAGGACAAAGATAGAGAGGGACATCCTGGCTGATGTCAACCATCCCTTTGTGGTGAAACTCCACTACG CATTCCAGACAGAGGGGAAGCTGTACCTCATCTTGGATTTCCTCAGAGGAGGTGACCTTTTCACTCGGCTTTCCAAAGAG GTCATGTTCACTGAGGAGGACGTGAAGTTCtacctggcagagctggcactggggcTTGACCActtgcacagcctggggatCATCTACAGGGACCTCAAGCCAGAGAA TATCCTATTGGATGAAGAGGGGCACATCAAACTCACAG ATTTTGGCTTGAGTAAAGAGGCCATAGACCACGAGAAGAAAGCCTACTCCTTCTGTGGTACCGTGGAGTACATGGCTCCGGAGGTGGTGAATCGCCAGGGCCACTCGCACAGCGCTGACTGGTGGTCCTACGGGGTCCTCATG TTTGAAATGCTCACGGGGGCACTGCCCTTCCAGGGGAAGGACCGTAAGGAGACGATGACCCTCATCCTCAA AGCGAAACTGGGCATGCCACAGTTCCTGAGCACTGAGGCTCAGAGCCTCCTGCGAGCCCTTTTCAAAAGGAATCCAGCCAACAGATTAG GGTCTGGGCCGGACGGGGCAGAGGAGATCAAGCGCCACCCTTTCTACTCCACCATCGACTGGAAT AAGCTATACCGCAGGGAAATCAAACCCCCTTTCAAGCCTGCAGTGGGCCAGCCAGATGACACCTTTTATTTTGACACAGAATTCACGTCACGGACACCAAAAG attccccaggtgtccccccgAGTGCGGGGGCCCATCAGCTCTTCCGAGGCTTCAGTTTTGTGGCAACCGGGTTAATGGAGGATGGCAAAGTGAAACCTGCCCAGCCACCCCTGCATTCAGTTGTGCAG cagctgcacgGCAAGAACGTCCAGTTCAGCGATGGGTACGTGGTGAAGGAGGCCATCGGCGTCGGCTCCTACTCCGTCTGCAAACGCTGCATCCACAAGGCCACCAACATGGAGTACGCAGTCAAG GTGATTGACAAGAGCAAGCGAGACCCTTCTGAGGAGATTGAGATCCTGCTGCGGTACGGGCAGCACCCAAACATCATCACCCTCAAAGAC gTGTACGATGATGGGAAGTACGTGTACCTGGTGACCGAGCTCATGAGGGGAGGGGAGCTGCTGGATAAGATCCTCAGACAGAAATTTTTCTCGGAGAGAGAAGCCAGTTCAGTCCTGCACATGATTTGTAAAACAGTGGAGTATCTGCATTCCCAAGGG GTAGTTCACAGGGACCTGAAGCCCAGCAATATCCTCTATGTGGATAAATCAGGGAACCCCGAGAGCATCCGAATTTGTGACTTTGGCTTTGCCAAGCAGCTCAGGGCTGAGAATGGGCTCCTCATGACCCCCTGCTACACAGCAAACTTCGTGGCACCCGAG GTCCTGAAACGCCAAGGCTACGACGAGGGCTGTGACATCTGGAGCCTGGGGGTCCTGCTGTACACGATGCTGGCAGG CTGCACTCCCTTTGCAAATGGTCCCGGTGACACTCCAGAAGAGATCCTGACACGGATAGGAGGGGGGAAGTTCTCCATCAGTGGGGGCAATTGGGACACTATTTCTGACATGGCCAAG GATCTGGTATCAAAGATGCTTCACGTAGATCCTCACCAGCGTCTCACAGCCAAGCAGGTCCTTCAGCATCCTTGGATAACCCAGAAGGACAGTTTACCCCAGAGCCAGCTGAATCACCAGGACATTCAGCTTGTAAAG GGCGCCATGGCTGCCACATACTCGGCACTGAACAGCTCCAAGCCAAGCCCTCAGCTGAAGCCCATCGAATCCTCTATCCTGGCACAGAGGCGGGTGAAGAAGCTCCCCTCCACCACCCTGTGA
- the RPS6KA1 gene encoding ribosomal protein S6 kinase alpha-1 isoform X2 produces the protein MPLAQLAQPWPDMELVHLDTENGQAAPEEGGNPPSKAKSDITWIEKDLVDSADKGEGVQEINITHHVKEGSEKADPSQFELLKVLGQGSFGKVFLVRKITPPDSNHLYAMKVLKKATLKVRDRLRTKIERDILADVNHPFVVKLHYAFQTEGKLYLILDFLRGGDLFTRLSKEVMFTEEDVKFYLAELALGLDHLHSLGIIYRDLKPENILLDEEGHIKLTDFGLSKEAIDHEKKAYSFCGTVEYMAPEVVNRQGHSHSADWWSYGVLMFEMLTGALPFQGKDRKETMTLILKAKLGMPQFLSTEAQSLLRALFKRNPANRLGSGPDGAEEIKRHPFYSTIDWNKLYRREIKPPFKPAVGQPDDTFYFDTEFTSRTPKDSPGVPPSAGAHQLFRGFSFVATGLMEDGKVKPAQPPLHSVVQLHGKNVQFSDGYVVKEAIGVGSYSVCKRCIHKATNMEYAVKVIDKSKRDPSEEIEILLRYGQHPNIITLKDVYDDGKYVYLVTELMRGGELLDKILRQKFFSEREASSVLHMICKTVEYLHSQGVVHRDLKPSNILYVDKSGNPESIRICDFGFAKQLRAENGLLMTPCYTANFVAPEVLKRQGYDEGCDIWSLGVLLYTMLAGCTPFANGPGDTPEEILTRIGGGKFSISGGNWDTISDMAKDLVSKMLHVDPHQRLTAKQVLQHPWITQKDSLPQSQLNHQDIQLVKGAMAATYSALNSSKPSPQLKPIESSILAQRRVKKLPSTTL, from the exons GCAAAATCTGACATCACTTGGATAGAGAAAGACCTCGTGGACTCGGCAGACAAG GGGGAAGGTGTGCAGGAAATCAACATCACACACCATGTGAAGGAGGGCTCTGAGAAGGCTGATCCCTCACAGTTTGAGCTCCTGAAGGTGCTGGGACAGGGCTCTTTTGGCAAG GTTTTCTTGGTGAGGAAAATAACACCCCCAGACAGCAACCACCTCTATGCCATGAAAGTGCTCAAGAAGGCGACACTGAAAG TGCGGGACCGACTGAGGACAAAGATAGAGAGGGACATCCTGGCTGATGTCAACCATCCCTTTGTGGTGAAACTCCACTACG CATTCCAGACAGAGGGGAAGCTGTACCTCATCTTGGATTTCCTCAGAGGAGGTGACCTTTTCACTCGGCTTTCCAAAGAG GTCATGTTCACTGAGGAGGACGTGAAGTTCtacctggcagagctggcactggggcTTGACCActtgcacagcctggggatCATCTACAGGGACCTCAAGCCAGAGAA TATCCTATTGGATGAAGAGGGGCACATCAAACTCACAG ATTTTGGCTTGAGTAAAGAGGCCATAGACCACGAGAAGAAAGCCTACTCCTTCTGTGGTACCGTGGAGTACATGGCTCCGGAGGTGGTGAATCGCCAGGGCCACTCGCACAGCGCTGACTGGTGGTCCTACGGGGTCCTCATG TTTGAAATGCTCACGGGGGCACTGCCCTTCCAGGGGAAGGACCGTAAGGAGACGATGACCCTCATCCTCAA AGCGAAACTGGGCATGCCACAGTTCCTGAGCACTGAGGCTCAGAGCCTCCTGCGAGCCCTTTTCAAAAGGAATCCAGCCAACAGATTAG GGTCTGGGCCGGACGGGGCAGAGGAGATCAAGCGCCACCCTTTCTACTCCACCATCGACTGGAAT AAGCTATACCGCAGGGAAATCAAACCCCCTTTCAAGCCTGCAGTGGGCCAGCCAGATGACACCTTTTATTTTGACACAGAATTCACGTCACGGACACCAAAAG attccccaggtgtccccccgAGTGCGGGGGCCCATCAGCTCTTCCGAGGCTTCAGTTTTGTGGCAACCGGGTTAATGGAGGATGGCAAAGTGAAACCTGCCCAGCCACCCCTGCATTCAGTTGTGCAG ctgcacgGCAAGAACGTCCAGTTCAGCGATGGGTACGTGGTGAAGGAGGCCATCGGCGTCGGCTCCTACTCCGTCTGCAAACGCTGCATCCACAAGGCCACCAACATGGAGTACGCAGTCAAG GTGATTGACAAGAGCAAGCGAGACCCTTCTGAGGAGATTGAGATCCTGCTGCGGTACGGGCAGCACCCAAACATCATCACCCTCAAAGAC gTGTACGATGATGGGAAGTACGTGTACCTGGTGACCGAGCTCATGAGGGGAGGGGAGCTGCTGGATAAGATCCTCAGACAGAAATTTTTCTCGGAGAGAGAAGCCAGTTCAGTCCTGCACATGATTTGTAAAACAGTGGAGTATCTGCATTCCCAAGGG GTAGTTCACAGGGACCTGAAGCCCAGCAATATCCTCTATGTGGATAAATCAGGGAACCCCGAGAGCATCCGAATTTGTGACTTTGGCTTTGCCAAGCAGCTCAGGGCTGAGAATGGGCTCCTCATGACCCCCTGCTACACAGCAAACTTCGTGGCACCCGAG GTCCTGAAACGCCAAGGCTACGACGAGGGCTGTGACATCTGGAGCCTGGGGGTCCTGCTGTACACGATGCTGGCAGG CTGCACTCCCTTTGCAAATGGTCCCGGTGACACTCCAGAAGAGATCCTGACACGGATAGGAGGGGGGAAGTTCTCCATCAGTGGGGGCAATTGGGACACTATTTCTGACATGGCCAAG GATCTGGTATCAAAGATGCTTCACGTAGATCCTCACCAGCGTCTCACAGCCAAGCAGGTCCTTCAGCATCCTTGGATAACCCAGAAGGACAGTTTACCCCAGAGCCAGCTGAATCACCAGGACATTCAGCTTGTAAAG GGCGCCATGGCTGCCACATACTCGGCACTGAACAGCTCCAAGCCAAGCCCTCAGCTGAAGCCCATCGAATCCTCTATCCTGGCACAGAGGCGGGTGAAGAAGCTCCCCTCCACCACCCTGTGA
- the RPS6KA1 gene encoding ribosomal protein S6 kinase alpha-1 isoform X1, with amino-acid sequence MPLAQLAQPWPDMELVHLDTENGQAAPEEGGNPPSKAKSDITWIEKDLVDSADKGEGVQEINITHHVKEGSEKADPSQFELLKVLGQGSFGKVFLVRKITPPDSNHLYAMKVLKKATLKVRDRLRTKIERDILADVNHPFVVKLHYAFQTEGKLYLILDFLRGGDLFTRLSKEVMFTEEDVKFYLAELALGLDHLHSLGIIYRDLKPENILLDEEGHIKLTDFGLSKEAIDHEKKAYSFCGTVEYMAPEVVNRQGHSHSADWWSYGVLMFEMLTGALPFQGKDRKETMTLILKAKLGMPQFLSTEAQSLLRALFKRNPANRLGSGPDGAEEIKRHPFYSTIDWNKLYRREIKPPFKPAVGQPDDTFYFDTEFTSRTPKDSPGVPPSAGAHQLFRGFSFVATGLMEDGKVKPAQPPLHSVVQQLHGKNVQFSDGYVVKEAIGVGSYSVCKRCIHKATNMEYAVKVIDKSKRDPSEEIEILLRYGQHPNIITLKDVYDDGKYVYLVTELMRGGELLDKILRQKFFSEREASSVLHMICKTVEYLHSQGVVHRDLKPSNILYVDKSGNPESIRICDFGFAKQLRAENGLLMTPCYTANFVAPEVLKRQGYDEGCDIWSLGVLLYTMLAGCTPFANGPGDTPEEILTRIGGGKFSISGGNWDTISDMAKDLVSKMLHVDPHQRLTAKQVLQHPWITQKDSLPQSQLNHQDIQLVKGAMAATYSALNSSKPSPQLKPIESSILAQRRVKKLPSTTL; translated from the exons GCAAAATCTGACATCACTTGGATAGAGAAAGACCTCGTGGACTCGGCAGACAAG GGGGAAGGTGTGCAGGAAATCAACATCACACACCATGTGAAGGAGGGCTCTGAGAAGGCTGATCCCTCACAGTTTGAGCTCCTGAAGGTGCTGGGACAGGGCTCTTTTGGCAAG GTTTTCTTGGTGAGGAAAATAACACCCCCAGACAGCAACCACCTCTATGCCATGAAAGTGCTCAAGAAGGCGACACTGAAAG TGCGGGACCGACTGAGGACAAAGATAGAGAGGGACATCCTGGCTGATGTCAACCATCCCTTTGTGGTGAAACTCCACTACG CATTCCAGACAGAGGGGAAGCTGTACCTCATCTTGGATTTCCTCAGAGGAGGTGACCTTTTCACTCGGCTTTCCAAAGAG GTCATGTTCACTGAGGAGGACGTGAAGTTCtacctggcagagctggcactggggcTTGACCActtgcacagcctggggatCATCTACAGGGACCTCAAGCCAGAGAA TATCCTATTGGATGAAGAGGGGCACATCAAACTCACAG ATTTTGGCTTGAGTAAAGAGGCCATAGACCACGAGAAGAAAGCCTACTCCTTCTGTGGTACCGTGGAGTACATGGCTCCGGAGGTGGTGAATCGCCAGGGCCACTCGCACAGCGCTGACTGGTGGTCCTACGGGGTCCTCATG TTTGAAATGCTCACGGGGGCACTGCCCTTCCAGGGGAAGGACCGTAAGGAGACGATGACCCTCATCCTCAA AGCGAAACTGGGCATGCCACAGTTCCTGAGCACTGAGGCTCAGAGCCTCCTGCGAGCCCTTTTCAAAAGGAATCCAGCCAACAGATTAG GGTCTGGGCCGGACGGGGCAGAGGAGATCAAGCGCCACCCTTTCTACTCCACCATCGACTGGAAT AAGCTATACCGCAGGGAAATCAAACCCCCTTTCAAGCCTGCAGTGGGCCAGCCAGATGACACCTTTTATTTTGACACAGAATTCACGTCACGGACACCAAAAG attccccaggtgtccccccgAGTGCGGGGGCCCATCAGCTCTTCCGAGGCTTCAGTTTTGTGGCAACCGGGTTAATGGAGGATGGCAAAGTGAAACCTGCCCAGCCACCCCTGCATTCAGTTGTGCAG cagctgcacgGCAAGAACGTCCAGTTCAGCGATGGGTACGTGGTGAAGGAGGCCATCGGCGTCGGCTCCTACTCCGTCTGCAAACGCTGCATCCACAAGGCCACCAACATGGAGTACGCAGTCAAG GTGATTGACAAGAGCAAGCGAGACCCTTCTGAGGAGATTGAGATCCTGCTGCGGTACGGGCAGCACCCAAACATCATCACCCTCAAAGAC gTGTACGATGATGGGAAGTACGTGTACCTGGTGACCGAGCTCATGAGGGGAGGGGAGCTGCTGGATAAGATCCTCAGACAGAAATTTTTCTCGGAGAGAGAAGCCAGTTCAGTCCTGCACATGATTTGTAAAACAGTGGAGTATCTGCATTCCCAAGGG GTAGTTCACAGGGACCTGAAGCCCAGCAATATCCTCTATGTGGATAAATCAGGGAACCCCGAGAGCATCCGAATTTGTGACTTTGGCTTTGCCAAGCAGCTCAGGGCTGAGAATGGGCTCCTCATGACCCCCTGCTACACAGCAAACTTCGTGGCACCCGAG GTCCTGAAACGCCAAGGCTACGACGAGGGCTGTGACATCTGGAGCCTGGGGGTCCTGCTGTACACGATGCTGGCAGG CTGCACTCCCTTTGCAAATGGTCCCGGTGACACTCCAGAAGAGATCCTGACACGGATAGGAGGGGGGAAGTTCTCCATCAGTGGGGGCAATTGGGACACTATTTCTGACATGGCCAAG GATCTGGTATCAAAGATGCTTCACGTAGATCCTCACCAGCGTCTCACAGCCAAGCAGGTCCTTCAGCATCCTTGGATAACCCAGAAGGACAGTTTACCCCAGAGCCAGCTGAATCACCAGGACATTCAGCTTGTAAAG GGCGCCATGGCTGCCACATACTCGGCACTGAACAGCTCCAAGCCAAGCCCTCAGCTGAAGCCCATCGAATCCTCTATCCTGGCACAGAGGCGGGTGAAGAAGCTCCCCTCCACCACCCTGTGA
- the RPS6KA1 gene encoding ribosomal protein S6 kinase alpha-1 isoform X5: MPLAQLAQPWPDMELVHLDTENGQAAPEEGGNPPSKGEGVQEINITHHVKEGSEKADPSQFELLKVLGQGSFGKVFLVRKITPPDSNHLYAMKVLKKATLKVRDRLRTKIERDILADVNHPFVVKLHYAFQTEGKLYLILDFLRGGDLFTRLSKEVMFTEEDVKFYLAELALGLDHLHSLGIIYRDLKPENILLDEEGHIKLTDFGLSKEAIDHEKKAYSFCGTVEYMAPEVVNRQGHSHSADWWSYGVLMFEMLTGALPFQGKDRKETMTLILKAKLGMPQFLSTEAQSLLRALFKRNPANRLGSGPDGAEEIKRHPFYSTIDWNKLYRREIKPPFKPAVGQPDDTFYFDTEFTSRTPKDSPGVPPSAGAHQLFRGFSFVATGLMEDGKVKPAQPPLHSVVQQLHGKNVQFSDGYVVKEAIGVGSYSVCKRCIHKATNMEYAVKVIDKSKRDPSEEIEILLRYGQHPNIITLKDVYDDGKYVYLVTELMRGGELLDKILRQKFFSEREASSVLHMICKTVEYLHSQGVVHRDLKPSNILYVDKSGNPESIRICDFGFAKQLRAENGLLMTPCYTANFVAPEVLKRQGYDEGCDIWSLGVLLYTMLAGCTPFANGPGDTPEEILTRIGGGKFSISGGNWDTISDMAKDLVSKMLHVDPHQRLTAKQVLQHPWITQKDSLPQSQLNHQDIQLVKGAMAATYSALNSSKPSPQLKPIESSILAQRRVKKLPSTTL; encoded by the exons GGGGAAGGTGTGCAGGAAATCAACATCACACACCATGTGAAGGAGGGCTCTGAGAAGGCTGATCCCTCACAGTTTGAGCTCCTGAAGGTGCTGGGACAGGGCTCTTTTGGCAAG GTTTTCTTGGTGAGGAAAATAACACCCCCAGACAGCAACCACCTCTATGCCATGAAAGTGCTCAAGAAGGCGACACTGAAAG TGCGGGACCGACTGAGGACAAAGATAGAGAGGGACATCCTGGCTGATGTCAACCATCCCTTTGTGGTGAAACTCCACTACG CATTCCAGACAGAGGGGAAGCTGTACCTCATCTTGGATTTCCTCAGAGGAGGTGACCTTTTCACTCGGCTTTCCAAAGAG GTCATGTTCACTGAGGAGGACGTGAAGTTCtacctggcagagctggcactggggcTTGACCActtgcacagcctggggatCATCTACAGGGACCTCAAGCCAGAGAA TATCCTATTGGATGAAGAGGGGCACATCAAACTCACAG ATTTTGGCTTGAGTAAAGAGGCCATAGACCACGAGAAGAAAGCCTACTCCTTCTGTGGTACCGTGGAGTACATGGCTCCGGAGGTGGTGAATCGCCAGGGCCACTCGCACAGCGCTGACTGGTGGTCCTACGGGGTCCTCATG TTTGAAATGCTCACGGGGGCACTGCCCTTCCAGGGGAAGGACCGTAAGGAGACGATGACCCTCATCCTCAA AGCGAAACTGGGCATGCCACAGTTCCTGAGCACTGAGGCTCAGAGCCTCCTGCGAGCCCTTTTCAAAAGGAATCCAGCCAACAGATTAG GGTCTGGGCCGGACGGGGCAGAGGAGATCAAGCGCCACCCTTTCTACTCCACCATCGACTGGAAT AAGCTATACCGCAGGGAAATCAAACCCCCTTTCAAGCCTGCAGTGGGCCAGCCAGATGACACCTTTTATTTTGACACAGAATTCACGTCACGGACACCAAAAG attccccaggtgtccccccgAGTGCGGGGGCCCATCAGCTCTTCCGAGGCTTCAGTTTTGTGGCAACCGGGTTAATGGAGGATGGCAAAGTGAAACCTGCCCAGCCACCCCTGCATTCAGTTGTGCAG cagctgcacgGCAAGAACGTCCAGTTCAGCGATGGGTACGTGGTGAAGGAGGCCATCGGCGTCGGCTCCTACTCCGTCTGCAAACGCTGCATCCACAAGGCCACCAACATGGAGTACGCAGTCAAG GTGATTGACAAGAGCAAGCGAGACCCTTCTGAGGAGATTGAGATCCTGCTGCGGTACGGGCAGCACCCAAACATCATCACCCTCAAAGAC gTGTACGATGATGGGAAGTACGTGTACCTGGTGACCGAGCTCATGAGGGGAGGGGAGCTGCTGGATAAGATCCTCAGACAGAAATTTTTCTCGGAGAGAGAAGCCAGTTCAGTCCTGCACATGATTTGTAAAACAGTGGAGTATCTGCATTCCCAAGGG GTAGTTCACAGGGACCTGAAGCCCAGCAATATCCTCTATGTGGATAAATCAGGGAACCCCGAGAGCATCCGAATTTGTGACTTTGGCTTTGCCAAGCAGCTCAGGGCTGAGAATGGGCTCCTCATGACCCCCTGCTACACAGCAAACTTCGTGGCACCCGAG GTCCTGAAACGCCAAGGCTACGACGAGGGCTGTGACATCTGGAGCCTGGGGGTCCTGCTGTACACGATGCTGGCAGG CTGCACTCCCTTTGCAAATGGTCCCGGTGACACTCCAGAAGAGATCCTGACACGGATAGGAGGGGGGAAGTTCTCCATCAGTGGGGGCAATTGGGACACTATTTCTGACATGGCCAAG GATCTGGTATCAAAGATGCTTCACGTAGATCCTCACCAGCGTCTCACAGCCAAGCAGGTCCTTCAGCATCCTTGGATAACCCAGAAGGACAGTTTACCCCAGAGCCAGCTGAATCACCAGGACATTCAGCTTGTAAAG GGCGCCATGGCTGCCACATACTCGGCACTGAACAGCTCCAAGCCAAGCCCTCAGCTGAAGCCCATCGAATCCTCTATCCTGGCACAGAGGCGGGTGAAGAAGCTCCCCTCCACCACCCTGTGA
- the RPS6KA1 gene encoding ribosomal protein S6 kinase alpha-1 isoform X3: protein MEKDPKLPRLWAFLTLWLQRKHRAKPCSLQLPAPSQLAAPGEGVQEINITHHVKEGSEKADPSQFELLKVLGQGSFGKVFLVRKITPPDSNHLYAMKVLKKATLKVRDRLRTKIERDILADVNHPFVVKLHYAFQTEGKLYLILDFLRGGDLFTRLSKEVMFTEEDVKFYLAELALGLDHLHSLGIIYRDLKPENILLDEEGHIKLTDFGLSKEAIDHEKKAYSFCGTVEYMAPEVVNRQGHSHSADWWSYGVLMFEMLTGALPFQGKDRKETMTLILKAKLGMPQFLSTEAQSLLRALFKRNPANRLGSGPDGAEEIKRHPFYSTIDWNKLYRREIKPPFKPAVGQPDDTFYFDTEFTSRTPKDSPGVPPSAGAHQLFRGFSFVATGLMEDGKVKPAQPPLHSVVQQLHGKNVQFSDGYVVKEAIGVGSYSVCKRCIHKATNMEYAVKVIDKSKRDPSEEIEILLRYGQHPNIITLKDVYDDGKYVYLVTELMRGGELLDKILRQKFFSEREASSVLHMICKTVEYLHSQGVVHRDLKPSNILYVDKSGNPESIRICDFGFAKQLRAENGLLMTPCYTANFVAPEVLKRQGYDEGCDIWSLGVLLYTMLAGCTPFANGPGDTPEEILTRIGGGKFSISGGNWDTISDMAKDLVSKMLHVDPHQRLTAKQVLQHPWITQKDSLPQSQLNHQDIQLVKGAMAATYSALNSSKPSPQLKPIESSILAQRRVKKLPSTTL, encoded by the exons ATGGAGAAGGACCCTAAACTTCCCCGGCTCTGGGCGTTCCTGACGCTCTGGCTGCAGAGGAAGCACCGAGCCAAGCCCtgcagcctgcagctgcctgcccCCAGCCAGCTCGCCGCTCCG GGGGAAGGTGTGCAGGAAATCAACATCACACACCATGTGAAGGAGGGCTCTGAGAAGGCTGATCCCTCACAGTTTGAGCTCCTGAAGGTGCTGGGACAGGGCTCTTTTGGCAAG GTTTTCTTGGTGAGGAAAATAACACCCCCAGACAGCAACCACCTCTATGCCATGAAAGTGCTCAAGAAGGCGACACTGAAAG TGCGGGACCGACTGAGGACAAAGATAGAGAGGGACATCCTGGCTGATGTCAACCATCCCTTTGTGGTGAAACTCCACTACG CATTCCAGACAGAGGGGAAGCTGTACCTCATCTTGGATTTCCTCAGAGGAGGTGACCTTTTCACTCGGCTTTCCAAAGAG GTCATGTTCACTGAGGAGGACGTGAAGTTCtacctggcagagctggcactggggcTTGACCActtgcacagcctggggatCATCTACAGGGACCTCAAGCCAGAGAA TATCCTATTGGATGAAGAGGGGCACATCAAACTCACAG ATTTTGGCTTGAGTAAAGAGGCCATAGACCACGAGAAGAAAGCCTACTCCTTCTGTGGTACCGTGGAGTACATGGCTCCGGAGGTGGTGAATCGCCAGGGCCACTCGCACAGCGCTGACTGGTGGTCCTACGGGGTCCTCATG TTTGAAATGCTCACGGGGGCACTGCCCTTCCAGGGGAAGGACCGTAAGGAGACGATGACCCTCATCCTCAA AGCGAAACTGGGCATGCCACAGTTCCTGAGCACTGAGGCTCAGAGCCTCCTGCGAGCCCTTTTCAAAAGGAATCCAGCCAACAGATTAG GGTCTGGGCCGGACGGGGCAGAGGAGATCAAGCGCCACCCTTTCTACTCCACCATCGACTGGAAT AAGCTATACCGCAGGGAAATCAAACCCCCTTTCAAGCCTGCAGTGGGCCAGCCAGATGACACCTTTTATTTTGACACAGAATTCACGTCACGGACACCAAAAG attccccaggtgtccccccgAGTGCGGGGGCCCATCAGCTCTTCCGAGGCTTCAGTTTTGTGGCAACCGGGTTAATGGAGGATGGCAAAGTGAAACCTGCCCAGCCACCCCTGCATTCAGTTGTGCAG cagctgcacgGCAAGAACGTCCAGTTCAGCGATGGGTACGTGGTGAAGGAGGCCATCGGCGTCGGCTCCTACTCCGTCTGCAAACGCTGCATCCACAAGGCCACCAACATGGAGTACGCAGTCAAG GTGATTGACAAGAGCAAGCGAGACCCTTCTGAGGAGATTGAGATCCTGCTGCGGTACGGGCAGCACCCAAACATCATCACCCTCAAAGAC gTGTACGATGATGGGAAGTACGTGTACCTGGTGACCGAGCTCATGAGGGGAGGGGAGCTGCTGGATAAGATCCTCAGACAGAAATTTTTCTCGGAGAGAGAAGCCAGTTCAGTCCTGCACATGATTTGTAAAACAGTGGAGTATCTGCATTCCCAAGGG GTAGTTCACAGGGACCTGAAGCCCAGCAATATCCTCTATGTGGATAAATCAGGGAACCCCGAGAGCATCCGAATTTGTGACTTTGGCTTTGCCAAGCAGCTCAGGGCTGAGAATGGGCTCCTCATGACCCCCTGCTACACAGCAAACTTCGTGGCACCCGAG GTCCTGAAACGCCAAGGCTACGACGAGGGCTGTGACATCTGGAGCCTGGGGGTCCTGCTGTACACGATGCTGGCAGG CTGCACTCCCTTTGCAAATGGTCCCGGTGACACTCCAGAAGAGATCCTGACACGGATAGGAGGGGGGAAGTTCTCCATCAGTGGGGGCAATTGGGACACTATTTCTGACATGGCCAAG GATCTGGTATCAAAGATGCTTCACGTAGATCCTCACCAGCGTCTCACAGCCAAGCAGGTCCTTCAGCATCCTTGGATAACCCAGAAGGACAGTTTACCCCAGAGCCAGCTGAATCACCAGGACATTCAGCTTGTAAAG GGCGCCATGGCTGCCACATACTCGGCACTGAACAGCTCCAAGCCAAGCCCTCAGCTGAAGCCCATCGAATCCTCTATCCTGGCACAGAGGCGGGTGAAGAAGCTCCCCTCCACCACCCTGTGA